In Argiope bruennichi chromosome 4, qqArgBrue1.1, whole genome shotgun sequence, a single window of DNA contains:
- the LOC129967145 gene encoding ras-like protein family member 10B → MASGQSNLPCGMLIVETRPSAQRSQTVRFTLSRSSTKSTIGSYSYQNVELVSDMQVIKVIILGAAGVGKTSLIRQFVFSEFSEEYFPTDSKTVYNPTVVFNEHIYSMRIVDLPVIPYFPANSVNEWIDFRNYGLRSASAYILVFDLNDLETFQYVKSIRDQICDTRDMHNVPLFIVGNKQDLLRGRERREVAGLVKKHWKCGYVECSARHNWHVVLLFKELVRVLDYADYGQKLSSYSSPRFESLHAHRDRRGDSVVKCSIM, encoded by the exons ATGGCCTCAGGACAGTCTAACTTACCCTGTGGTATGCTTATAGTGGAAACAAGGCCCAGCGCTCAACGCTCACAGACGGTGAGATTCACCCTTAGCAGGAGTTCAACTAAGTCAACTATTGGATC GTATAGCTACCAGAACGTAGAACTCGTGAGCGATATGCAAGTGATAAAAGTGATCATTCTTGGAGCAGCAGGGGTTGGAAAAACATCTCTAATTCGGCAATTCGTATTCAGCGAGTTCAGCGAGGAGTATTTTCCTACAGACAGCAAGACAGTGTACAATCCAACAGTTGTCTTCAATGAGCACATCTACTCCATGCGTATTGTGGATCTGCCTGTCATTCCATATTTTCCAGCAAATTCTGTCAACGAGTGGATTGATTTCCGCAATTATGGCCTCCGGAGTGCATCTGCATATATTCTGGTGTTTGACCTCAATGACCTTGAGACTTTCCAGTATGTGAAGAGTATTCGCGATCAGATCTGCGACACAAGAGATATGCATAATGTCCCTCTGTTCATCGTAGGGAACAAGCAAGACCTGCTTAGGGGTAGAGAGCGCAGAGAGGTGGCTGGATTGGTGAAGAAGCATTGGAAGTGTGGTTACGTAGAGTGTTCTGCTCGTCACAACTGGCATGTGGTACTCCTCTTCAAAGAGTTGGTAAGAGTTTTGGATTATGCAGATTATGGACAGAAGCTTTCATCTTACAGCTCTCCACGTTTCGAGAGCCTGCATGCTCATAGAGACAGAAGAGGAGATTCGGTCGTTAAGTGCTCTATTATGTAA